GGACCGGCGTCGGCGCGATCCGCCGACTGCCGGTTACCGGTACGATCCCCGTCCGGCCTCGAGTTCACCGTTCGCAGTGATCCAGTCCGCTTGCGGGCCGACGAGGTTCGCGTCGACCTCGTCTGCGTACCAGTTTCCGCTCCAGCCGCCGACCCACCAAGAGTTCTCGCCGCCGTGGGAGACTCGTATCGAGACCTCGGTGGCCGGATCGGCGTCGTACTCGGCGTAAACGAGTCCCGCGTACTCGTAGCAGCGTTCCGCCCCGTCGGGACACGTCGTCTCGGTGACGTCGACGCGCGGCTCGAGCATCGGCTCCGTACCGACGGGATCGCGAGTCTCGATCGAGTCGTCGCTCTCGATCCGGAGCGTCAGTTCGTAGGACTGGCGGTCCCGCACGAACGTGTCGGGATCGTCCGGGTCGTACTCGTCGGCCGCGATCCGTTCCGTCCGACCCACGTCGCCGTCTTCGACGACCCGGTAGTATTCGGGCTCGACGACGAACTCGTCGACGCTGATCTCGAGCATCGGTCCGCGATCGGTCTCGACGATCCGGGTCGAGAACGCCTCCGGGTGTGCGTAGTAGTCGCCGTCGTCGATCGCGCCACTGACGGTCACCCCGCCGTCCTGAACCGGTACCGGGACGAGGACCGTCGCGTTCGAAAGCGTCCCGTTCGTCTCCATCCGGACGTCGTAGTTGTACTCGCTCGAATAACTGTCCTCGTAAAACATCTCGCCGAGTACGAAGAGCCCGCCGGCCAGGAGCGCGACGACGAGCGCCACGGTCAGGAGTGCGATTCCGAGTGTGCGTCGGTGTGTCATGCGTGCCTCGAGCCGCGTCTCGCCGGGAGTCGACGACGGGACCGACGGCCGGTATCGACTACGGCCGGAGAACGTGTCTCCTCGTCCGATCGGAATCTACGCCCCGTGAGCGGACCGGTTACGGGCTCAGCCGCTGCCGGTCTCGCGGGAAGAGAACGGCCTCGCGGATGTTCTCCAGGCCGAGGATCGTCATGATGAGCCGTTCGCCGCCGAGGCCGAAGCCGGCGTGGGGCGGCATCCCGTACTTGAACATCTTCGTGTAGTACTCGAACTGGTCGGGATCGAGGCCCTGCTGTTCGAAGCCCTCGATCAGGTGCTCGTGGCGGTGTTCGCGCTGGCCGCCCGAGACCAGTTCCATGCGCGGGTGCATCAGGTCGAAGCCGGTCGAGAGCTGCTCGTCGTCGTCGTGATCCTTGATGTAGAACGGCTTGATCTCGCTGGGCCAGTCGGTGATGAAGTAGTGGCCGCCGACGTCCTGCCCGAGCGCCTTCTCGGCTTCCGTCGAGAGGTCGTCGCCCCAGACGAGTTGCTCGTCGAGTTCGCCCGTCGCGTTGATGCGCTCGATCGCCTCCTCGTAGCTGATGCGGGGGAAGTCACCCTCGGGAACCGCGAACTCGTCTTCGAGGCCGAGCGCCTCGAGTTCCTCGCTGCAGTTCTCGGTCACCGCCTCGTAGGCGGCTTTGACGATTCCCTCGGCGACGTCCATCGCGTCGCCGGCGTCACAGAACGCCCCCTCGAAGTCGATCGAGGTCGCCTCGTTCAGGTGCCGGGGCGTGTTGTGCTCTTCCGCGCGGAAGATCGGACCGATCTCGAAGACGCGCTCGATGTTCGACCCCGCGATGAGCTGCTTGAACAGCTGCGGCGACTGGTTCATGAAGGCCTCCTCGCCGAAGTACGTGATCGGGAATAGCTCGGTGCCGCCCTCGGTCCCCGTGGCGACGATCTTGGGCGTGTTGATCTCCGTACAGCGGAACTCGCGGAACTGCTCGCGGACCGCACGCAGGATCTCAGATCGGACCTCGAAGACCGCCTGCACGTCGTCCTTGCGCAGGTCGAGCGTCCGGTTGTCGAGTCGCGTCGAGAGGTCGGCGTCGACTTTCCCCGAGGGATCGAGCGGCAGTTCGGGGTCCGCGGGCGCGACGACCTCGACGGCGTCGGGCGTGATCTCGACGCCCGTCGGCGCGCGGGGCTCCTCCTCGACCACACCGGAGACCTTCACGACGCTCTCGCGAGAGACGTCCAGCCCGGTCTCGACGAGGGCGTCGTCCATCTCGTCTTTCTCGAACTTGATCTGGATCTTGCCCGTGGTGTCCCGGAGGATCAGGAAGGCGATCCCGCCGAGGTCTCGAATCTCGTGGACCCAGCCGGCGACCGTCACGTCGTCGCCCGGCTCGGCGTCGGCAGTATACGTTCTGTCCTGCATACCACTCGATTTCCGTCGCCGGAACTTAAGCGCAATCGTTCGCGTCCGAAAAGGGAACGGTGGGAATGGGAGTTCCGACGTCGTCGGCGGCTGGCAGGACGAAGCGCTCGAGCGAATCGACCACCCGGAAGTGGCGGTGAAGATTCTTCCGGCGGAAGGGCGCGAACGCGCACGTGGGTGCGGGGAATCTGAGTATCATGAACCAGATGGTCTTCGACTGGTTCGACGACGTACTATAGCGACGGTGCCGACGGTCTCACCAACGACGCTCACACGAATGGTGCGAACGAAGGAAGTCACCGCGACGATTCACACACCGGGCCTGGTCTCGATACTACTTTCGAATCATCGACTACACTGCCGTTATTTGCACAACAGGACGATCAGAACAACTCGTCCAGCGTCCGATCGCCGTCTCCGTCCTCGTTCAGCACGGCCGGATCGGCAGGGGCAGCGTCAGCGTAGAACGTCTCCTCGCGGAGTTCCGCGATCGACGTTTCTACCGGCGGGTCGTCTCGGTCCGGTTCGTCGTACTCGAGCGCCTCGCCGACCGCTTCCGGAAGGGGTGGACGCGGGGCGTCTTCGTGGCGCTGGACCGTCTCCGTCTTGTGGGTCGCGTCGTGGGCCGCGCGCATAATCGGCTGGCCCCGCAGGTAGTTGTACTCCTCGAGCAGTTCGACGCCGAACGCCGTGAGGCTCCAGAAGTCGGCGGGGACGTCCCGCCGGTCGGCGTTGGGTTCGTGGCGGTATTTCGCGACGATTTCGTGGTCGGCCAGGTCGGCCAGTTGTTCGCTGATCGTCGATCGACTCTTCGGGACGTAGTAGTCGAACTCGGTGACCGAGACGAGGTGTCGCGGGTGGCCGAGGATCACCTGCAGGAGGTTGTGCCGCGTCTCCTGGGAGAGATACCGCTGGACGGTCCGCTGGGTCTCGTACGGCGCCCCGTCCTCTACGTCGAAGACGCGATCGATGGAGGGACCCCGTCCGGACGTCGCCCGATCGCCGGGGGCGTGCGGATAGCTCATCTCGCTCGAAACTACCGCAGCCAGCCCGGTAAGTGTTTCGGGGGAACCGTGACGGTTATTCTCGAAATAGCCGACGTATTGGAAACGTTCATTAGGTGACGACGGCTGGAAAATAATAGAGATGTCCCCTGGCGACGATCGGCGGTGCGTACACGCTGCGCTCCAGCGAGCGCTCGCGGACGTACAGCTTCCCAGTGAGGATTATACGGCCATTCGGACGTGGGTGAACGAGGAACTCCCACAGCTGCAGGCCGCCGGCTACACGGCCTACGTCGTCTTCGGAAGCTATCGCGGGAGCTACCACCGGTCCCTGCGGATCTCCCAGTACGAACTCGCCAAACCGACGACCGCCACCGCCGTCGTTCTCGGGGACACCCCGCCGCTCGGGCTCACCATCGGTCGCGGCCGGACCGATCCGCTCGAGTTCGAGATCAAGTTCCACCTGTTGACCGAGTTCGCCGATCGGAACGTCGCGATCTACGAGAAGGATTCCGGCGGCGAAGCCGTCGAACTCGGCTTGCTCCGTCACGACCACTGTTTCAGACGGACCGTGGTCCTGCCGCGGGATTACTACGGGCTCGGGCGCCGGCGCTTCGAGACGAAAGACGACGTATTCGAGATCGCTCGCCACGTCGCGTTCGCGGACGACCTCGACGACGGCCAGCGGAAAGCGGAGCTCCGGGGCCTGATCGCCACCGCGCGGGACGACGGCATCGACGTGACCGAACACGAACTGACGGCGTTTCTCGAGGACGAACTCGCGTCCAGAGACGATGAACCGTCCTACAGCTGGGTCCACCTCGCACTGTTTCGCCGGTTCGAGGAAGACGGTCGCTGTCGCACCTGGCACACCGAACCGGATCTCCGGGCGGCAGTCGACGACGTCGCTCTCGGGGCGTCGCCCCGGTGGGAACTCGAGGCCGACGACCTCGACTAGCGTTCCTGCACCGTCATCGGGATCTCGTCTTTCGGCCGGGCAGTAATGGTCGCCATCAGGTCGAGATCCGTCCCGGGGACGAGTTCGAGGTGGTACTGCTGGTAGATCGTCGCGAGGATGAGCCGTGCCTCGAGCATCGCGAAGCGATCGCCGATGCACCGTCGCGGTCCCGCCCCGAACGGGAAATACGCCAGCTTCGGGAGGTCGGACTCCATCTCGTCGGTCCACCGCTCCGGGCGGAAGGCCAGCGGATCGTCGTACCACCGGGGATCGCGGTGGACGACCCACTGGTGCATCCGGATGGTCGCACCCGCCGGGATCTCGTAGCCGCCGATGATATCGGGTTTGACCGGTTCGCGGACGATCCCCGGAACCGGCGGGTAGAGGCGCATCGACTCTTTGACTACCTGCTCCGTGTACGAGAGATCGGAGAGGTCCGCCATCGTCGGCGTCTCGCCCCCTAGCTCCGTCTCGAGTTCGTCGACGAGTCGCCGCTCGACGGCGGGGTTCGTCGCGAGGAGATACGCCGTAAACGTCAGCGAGAGCGCCGTCGTCTCGTGGCCGGCGAGCAACAGGGTCACGACCTCGTCGCGGATCTGCTCGTCCGAAAGGCGGTTCCCGTTCTCGTCGGTCACCTCGAGGAGTTTCGAGATGACGTCCCGGTCGGTCGGGTCCGCTTTCCGCTCCTCGATCAGCCGGTAGACGATGGCGTCGAGGTCTTTTCGCGCACGCTGGATACGCCGTCGGGAGGGCGTGGGAACGTTCGGGGGAAGGACCAGATGCGAGAGGCTCTCGGACGCCAGCATGAACTCCTCGAGGGCCGAGCCCACGGTGTCGACGGAATCGTCGATGTCGACGCCGAACAGCGCCCGGGCGACGATCTTCAGCGTCACCTCCATCATGTCCTCGTGGAACAGCCGGGTCTGGCCGTCCGCCCAGCCCTCGAGGGCCTCCTCGATGAACTCGGTCATCATCGAGGCGTACTCCTCGATCCGGCCGGGATTGAACGCGGGCTGGATGAGGTGACGGTTGCGCCGCCAGACCGCCCCCTCGCTGTTCAGGATGCCGTCGCCGGTGACGGGGCCGAGGACGTTCTGGAACCGGGCCCCCTTGACGTAGTTCTGGTTGTTCTGGACGAGTACCTGCTCGATGTAGTCGGGATGGTTGAGCTGGAACACCGGCCCACCGGGGTCCTCCCAGTGGGCGATGTCACCGTACTCGCGGGCCGTTCGCGTCATGAAGCCGTACGGGTCACGGAGGAAGGCGAGTTGATTGCCGAAGAACGGCAGTCCGTCGGGACCCGGCGGTCGATCGTCGGCGATAGCGGGGGTATCGCTGCTCATTTTGCAGTCGACCCGAGGGGCGCGAGACACCTATGCCTGAAGCCGAGCACGCTCGGGGTTCTTAAGTATCGGTCGACACGGTCTCCGTATGGACGCGCACAGACCGATTGCACGCGGTGGGGCCCGCCGTTTGACCCGCGGAGGGCCGCGATGAGGGCCGCGACGGTCACACTGTCGTGGGACGACGACCGCGGCAACCCGATCGCCGACATCTTCGGTGGGAGCGACGCGGTGACGATCGACGCGATCCGGTACGTACATCCCGTCCACGGGGAGCGCTACGTCGAACTACTCGAACTCCGCGGCGACCTCGAACGCGCGCGAACGCTGCTCGAAGCGTCCTCGGAGACCATCGAACACGACGTCGCCGGCGAGGACGATCGGGGCGTCGCCTACGTGCAGTGTCGCACCGTCGGACTCGTCGGCGATTTCCTGTCGATCCTCTGGCGACGCGAGATAGTCGTCGACTGGCCCCTGAAGTACGTCGAGGGCGGGAGTAACCGCGGGCTCGAACTCACGGTCATCGGCTCGAGTCGAGCGATCCAGCGTGCGGTCGCGGACCTCCCCGAGGGGGTCGACCTCGACCTCCGGCGACTCGGCAGCTACGATCCGGACGTCGACCGGACCACGCCCGACCTGACCGAGCGCCAGCGGGAACTCTTCGAGGTGGCCATCCGCGAGGGGTACTACGAGGTGCCGCGGGAGACGACCCAGCGCGAACTCGCCGAGACGCTCGATCTCGCGACGGGGACCGTCGGCGAACACCTGCGGCGAATCGAAGCGAGACTGGCCACGGCGTACGCCACGTCACTGGAGTAGTCGAACAGCGGCGACGCCGCGCCGCGGCTATCGGACGGTGTCATCCGGGCTTTTCACCGAGCAGCCACAATCGACTCGCATGGACGACCTCGAGCGACTCGCCGACGCGATCGGCAACGGAGCGACCGCGGTCGCTCTCACCGGAGCCGGCATCTCCGCCCCCTCAGGCGTCCCGACGTTCCGCGGCGACGACGGCGTCTGGGAGCGCTTCGACGAGGGGCAGTTCACCTACGGTCGGTTCCGGTCCGACCCCGCGGGCTTCTGGGCCGATCGACTCGACCTGCAGCGAGAACTGTTCGGCGACGAATTCGCACCCAACGCGGCCCACGAGGCCCTCGCGGCACTGGGGCGGGACGGCCACCTCGACGCGATCCTCACGCAGAACACGGACGGCCTCCACGGGGACGCGGCCGCGTCCGTCGCCGACCGCTCCGCAGACGAGTCCGGCGGCGACGACCTGCCGCTCCTCGAACTCCACGGCAACGCCCGACGCGTTCGCTGTGCCGACTGCGGAACCCGGACCGCCGCGGAGCCGATCTTCGATCGCGCCGCGGACGGCGAACTCCCGCCGACGTGCGACTGCGGCGGGATCTACAGGCCCGACGTCGTGCTCTTCGGCGAGCAACTCCCCGGCGCAGTTATCCAGCGCGCCCGATCGCTCGCCCGCGAAAGCGACGTCTTCCTCGCGATCGGCTCGTCGCTCGTCGTCGAACCCGCCGCGTCGCTCCCACGACTGGCCGCCGCGTCCGGTGCGACCGTCGGGATCGTCACCCTCGATCGGACGCCGTGCGACGGCGTCGCCGACGTGATCTGTCGGGACGACGTCGTCGAGGTACTGCCGGATATCCGAGCGCTCGTCGAGGGACCGTAACGCTCGTCACGGAACAGTAGCCGTTCGACGACGGTTCGCGGACCGGGACGACGAGACGAACGCGCGAACGCCGGATCGGCCGTCTCAGTTCTTCCGATCGGGCGACGGGAGGAGTTCGCGGAGGAGGAGTTCCTCACAGATCGCCGGCGGCATCGGTCTGCCGACCGACTCGCTCGAGTCGATCGAGTGGCCCGTCTCGACGAAGTGCTCGAGCGCCAGTTTCGATCGCTCCCGTTCCGTCGTGCCCTCCTCGACAGCCGCGAACCAGTCGCAGTCGTGGCAGAATTTCATTGGGTGTCCGTCCGCTGGTGGGCCGGGCCGATCGTTCCGTCGCCGTCGCCGTCGACGCTGCCCCGGGTCGGGTCGTCGGTTGCGATCCCGCGATCAGGATGGTTGCCAGCGGTGATCGGTCCGAAGGAATCATCCAGCGCCGTCGGATCGGGACTGTGCTCCAGCGGTGGCACCTTCGTCGGATCGACGCCGTCTCTGGCCGCACCCTCGCGGGCAATTCCGGACGATCCCGGTTCACCGCGTTCAGGTCGTGCGGGTGACTGCGTTGCCATCATCCGTCCGAAGTCACCGCACTGAATAAGAATGACGAACCGAGTTCGGACGGGCCCACCAGCGGTAGCAACCCACGGCCAGGGACGCGGCGATCGTCCCGATCTCGTCGCCTCTCTGCTCTCGTCGCCCCCATATCCGATCAGGGTCAGTCCGAGACGACGTGCTCCTCGATCAGTCGGGCCTGTCCGCGACGCAGTCGCTCACTGACGGCCTGGTCCGAAATCCCGAGGGCGTCGGCGATTGCCGACAGTTCAGTCTCGCGTGGGACCTCGAAGAAGCCGTGCTCGTGGGCGATCCGGAGCGCTTCCCGCTGGGAGTCCGTCAGCGTCGCCCGTTCGTCACCGTCGTGACGATCGGGGCGCGGGCCGTCGGCGAGACGGCGGAGTTCGACGGTCACGCCTTCGGCTTTCAGAAACGCGTGGTAGCTGCTGAAGGTGTCCCGATCGGGAAACCGCATCTCGATCTCCCACCGGCCGTTCCTGGCGCGACCGGCGAGCAGTTCGCCGCCGGCGGCGACCCACTGTCGGTACGCGTCGACGACGCCCGAGTCGCTGCGGCGGATCCGGTAGAGGAACCACTCGTCCCCCTCGTCGATCCGTTCGAACTCGTCGATCGTTCCGTCACCGTCCAGCGTCGGATCGAGGCGCTCGGGGTCGTCGCAGCGAAACCAGCAGACCGCGAGCGGCCGGTCGGGATCGAGGGCGTACTGGTCCTCGAGTTCTACCTCGAGCGACGGTATCGCCGACAGCGTGGGTCCGAGAACGAAGTCGGGAGCGACCGCCTCGAACTCCGCGAGGAGACTCATACGACAGTAATTAGCGATGGAGACGCAAAACAGTTTAGGCCGTTGATATTTTTGAGATCGAGAACGGAGTGAGACTAACGGGAGGCGTCGTTGGCAGCCTCGACCGTCCGGCGGACGGCCTCGACGCCCTCGTCGTGGGCGAGGTCACCGACGACGACGACGTCGGCGTGCTCGGCCATCGCGTACGACGAGTCGTAATCGTGGACGCCGCCGCCGTAGAACAGCGTCGCGTCGTCGACGGCCTCGCCCGCCGCCGCGACCACGTCCACGTCACCGTACATCCCCGAGTACTCGACGTAGACGATCTCCTGGCCGAACATCCGTTCGGCGACCGTCGCGTAGGCCGCGACGTCGTCCGCCGCGAGGTCGCAGTTTGCTTCCGTCAGTTCCGCGACGTCGGCCTCGGGGTTCATGACGATGTAGGCCTCGAGCGTCGTCCGCTCCCAGTCGAGGTCGTCGTCGAGACGGACCCACTCCTTGTGCGCCTCGGTGATCCAGAACGGGGAGCCGGCGTTGAACACCGTCGGAACGAGGTACCCCTCGAGGGCGTCGTTGTCGACGACGACGCTCGGGTTCGAGGGTTCCTGGTACAGCGGGACGTCGTGTTCCGCGCAGGCCTCGATGACGGCGGTCATGTTCTCCTCGGTCATCCCCATCGTACCGCCGACCTCGATCGCGTCGGTCCCGGTCGCACAGAGGTCGCCGTAGGTGATTCCCTCGGGGAGTTCCTTGTCCGGATCGAGTTTGAGAACGTGGTTCCAGTCGTCCCAGGGAGCAGTCATACCCCCCGATTTCCCGGTAACGCTCAAAAACGCTACGAAAACGCCCCCGATCGCCGGGCATGCCGAAGCGGGGCGCTAGCGATCGACGACACCCGTACCGACACGAGCGCAGGACCTGCGTCCCGACAGGGGGTCAGTTGCCACGCTCCTGCACCGCTTCGGTGCGGTCGAGCAACTCGCGTGCCGCAGCGAGTCCAGCCTCGATCGCGCCGACTGACAGTTCCGGGTCGCCCTCGCTGTCGATCGGCGAAACGACGTGGCGGACGACGATCGATACGTGTTCAGCAAACGCCCAGGAGAAATACTTGGTTGTGGTGGGTGACCTATACCCGCTCGAGATACTCGTCGAACGCAGTGGCCGCCCGTTCGTACGGCTCGGGAGTCGCCACCGGCGCGCCCAGACGGTCGAACAGGTCGATCGGTGGCTCCCGCCCCGTGTTCCGGAGGAACGCGTGATACGTCCCGGGGTCGAGCGTCCCGTCGCGAAGTCGATCGCGGACGACGAGCGCGCCGGTCGCACCGAGGACGTACTGGTAGCTACTGTACGGCTCGCGAAGCCCCGTTCCGAGCCAGTTTCGCCCGGCCCGGTCCCCGTAGTCGACGATCGGTCGGAACTCCGCGAGCAGTGTCGCGTACGCCTCCCGAATTCGGGCTGCGGTGAGGGCTTCCCCGGACTCGATCGCGGTTACGAGCCGGTGAGCGAACGCGGAGTGCATCGTCCCGTCGAAGAGGTTGCCGCCGATGCACTCGAGGAACCGGTTCCGAGCGTGTGCCGCGAGCGGTCCGCCGACCTCGAGACAGTGATCCACGAGCAGGAGTTCGTGGAGGATCGACGGCACCTCCGAGACCGGGGTCGGACACGTCGCGTACGGCGTCGCTCCCTCGCGGTGGAACGAGACGTTGAGGGCGTGGCCGAGTTCGTGACAGAGGAAGAACATCGTACGGACGTCCCCGCGATAGTTCGCGAGCACGAACGCGCCGTCGGCCGCCGAGGACGGACAGTACGCGGGGATGTCCGTCCGTTTGTCCTGCGTGGGGAACACGTCGATTCGGCGCTGTTCGAAGAACGATCGCGCCCGATCGACGTACTCCTCGCCGAGTGGGGCGAGCGCCGCGAGGATGTGGTCTCGCGCGTCCTCGTACGGAATCTCCGGGGCAGGCGGGTCGGCGATCGACACGTCGAGGTCCCACGGCCGAAGCGAGTCGACGTCGAGCCGATCCCGACGGCGTCGCTGTGCGCGATGGAACGGGTCGAGGGTCGATCGAATCGCCTCGAGGAGCGTTTCGTGAACCGTGCCGGGAATCGCCGGCTCGAGCCCCGACTCGGGGTAGGTCCCGCGGAGGTCGCGATCGCGAACGGACGCGTAGTTCCGAACCGCCGCGTCGGTGGCTGCGGCGGACAGTTTTTCCGCGTACGATCGGGCGTACGTCCCCTCGAAGCGATCGAACTCGGCCCAGTACGCGTCGTAGACGCGGCGGCGATAGTCCCGATCGGGATGGGACAGTTCCGACCGTCGATTCCCCGGTCGAACGGCGACGGTCTCTCCGTCCGGTCGCTCGACAGTGGGCGGGTCGAAATCGTCCGTCTTGATCGCTCGCAGGATCCGCGTCGGCGCGGAGCGTACCTCGCCGTGGTCGGCGATCACGCGTTCGACCGCGGGCTCCCGGACGTGGGCAGCCTGCTGGCGGAGGGACTCCGCGTATCGACGGTACCCCTCGAGCGAGTCGACGAGGTCGTCGAGCCGTCGATCGTCCGTCTCCCCGAGTCGACGGCGGACGGCTGCGACGGTCGGTTCGAACGCGGATTCGAGGTCGCGGACACGACGCTGCCGCGTCGCTGCGGCGTCGGATTCGGTGTCGACGTTCGCACTGAGCATCGCGTACAGTTCGAGTCGCTGTTTTCGTCGGTGGCACTCCGCCGTCAGTTCGAGCAGCCCGCGGAGGTCGTCGACCGAGCGGAGTTCCTCGGCCGATCGGGACTCCAGCGCGGCGAGTCGCTCTCGCAGCGTCGCTTCGGCGTCGTCCCACTCGGCAGGCGTCGCGAAGATGTGCGTCAGGTCGAATCGGTACTGTTCGTCGATGTCGTCTCGTGACGGTAGACTCATACGTTGCTGGTCGCTGTCGGCGTGTCGGTCGAACGCGATACGGCAGCCTGACTGGTCGAAACGCGCGCCAGTCGGGAGAGAAATTAGTTGGTCATCGGACGCCTACCGTAGACCAGCTATCGCGCGTCCGTTACAAAAATGCATCGGTCGGCTAACGTGTTCGACGGGGACGAACCCGCACCGCCGAAGTAGCGCTCGAGCGGGAGTCCATTCCCATCCACCGACTGCAGGGCCGAGTCGGCCCTGCGATCGGTTCGACCACGCAGATCAGGCTCGGGTGGACACGACTCACCACGCTCGATGCACTTTCTCCACTAGTCGCGGTATCGTACTCCGCAGGACTGATACCACGTAGCGCGAACGCGGTAACGGCGTCGACGATCGCTTCCGGACGCTCGAACAGCAGCCGCAACGATTCCCGACGATTTGACGCGCAGAAGGTCACTGGGGCTCGTCTTCCCGGCCATCTCCCGGGTCCCCGGTCGACCCCTCTATCGAGTTACGCCACAGGGTCATGTCCGCCGCGTGCGCCTCGAGAGCATCGACGTCCTCCTCCAGGGATTCGATCGATGAGCGTAACCCGTCGTCGAGATTTTCGAGGTCCGACTGGACGGCCGACAGTTCCGATTTCGTTTCCTTTCGGAGCAGCGTGATCGCCTCCTCCATCGTGGAATTGACCTCACCGATTCCGGTTTCGAGGGCGGCCGTTCGTTCGTCGATTCGGTCCTCGAGGGTATCGATACGAGCCTCCAACGTTTCGATATCCTGTATCCGGGACGCCAGGGCGGTGGTTCGCGTGTCCAGATTCTTCTCGATGTGCTGGACCCGTCGGGCGACGTCGTCATCGACTCGTTCCGCCGAGACCTCGGCCGGTTCCCCGCTCCCGGCGACGTCGTCGGAGGAGTCGCGGGCCGCGGAGCGTTCCGAACGTCCGCTGCGTGTCGACTCCTCGACGCTCGCGAGGCGATCGGCGAACGCAGCGATCGCGGCTTCGAGGTCGTCGATTCGGGATTCGAGGGTCGCATCCGTCGACTCGTCGGAGTCGACCGCCGTTCGGAGCGTCGCCAGTTCGTCGCGGGTCGAGTCGAGCTCGGATCGAAGATCCTCGAGGGCTGCCCCGATGTCGCCTTCCGATTCCGCATCGACGTCGGTCGATAATTGCTCCACCTTCGACTCGAGGTCCGCGATCCGCTCGCGTTCCACACTCCGGGTGCCGGACTCCTGTTCGAGTGCCCGTTTGAGAGCTTCCGTTCGCGCCCCGCCCTGGTCCGATCTGAGGGCGTCGAGTAGCTCGTCGAGGACGTCGTCTACCGACCGGTCGAACGGTTCCTCGGAGGAGCTCGATGACCGTCTGCGACTGTCGTGTTTCTCCATGCCACTGTTAGCGACGGGACGCTTCCTCGAACGAACGGTCGGCATCGTCCCGGAGAGCCGCCGTACCGACGCGAGAGACGCCGGCCCCCTCGTACAGCGGGTCGGGATCGAGCGGATCACCACCTCTCGCTTGAGTACCCTCAGCGACGATTTTTGTGGCAGGTTCGTCCCAGCACTCCGCTTCGTCGTTCGTTCTGTAGGTGTCGGTTTGCACGGGTAATTCGACACGAGACATACCCGTTAAACGGTGGCGTCCGTTCATCACCGTTTAATTTCTGGCCAGTCGTAAGAGCTGTGAAATCACCCACCAGATCGGTTGTCTGGCGGCATCAGACGCCATAAATTATGTATTCAGAACAATCATTTGGTTTTAAATAAAGGAGGTGGGAATTGCTACCGATGTCCGAATCAGATCAGTCCCAGGACGAACAGGAATCAGATGCAACGATCGAGGGACTGGTCGCCCGGATCAACCGGCTGGTCACTCGAAGTTGACCGCGGGCGGACCGAAACGAAACAACGGATTTTGACCGACCGGAATCCGAGATACCACACCAACGGGAAATTTCGCCGCGGTCGAACCTGCTGATGGCCGATCCCGGACGAATTACGGACTGGCGTGGGACCTCGGTCGCCCGTACTCACCATCGGCCCGTAATCGAAACGAGAGGACGAGAACGATTCTCTGACGCCCCGACGCTAGACACCCTGGCTCATCAGGTGACTCCGCAGGACG
The nucleotide sequence above comes from Halosolutus halophilus. Encoded proteins:
- a CDS encoding M3 family oligoendopeptidase, giving the protein MSLPSRDDIDEQYRFDLTHIFATPAEWDDAEATLRERLAALESRSAEELRSVDDLRGLLELTAECHRRKQRLELYAMLSANVDTESDAAATRQRRVRDLESAFEPTVAAVRRRLGETDDRRLDDLVDSLEGYRRYAESLRQQAAHVREPAVERVIADHGEVRSAPTRILRAIKTDDFDPPTVERPDGETVAVRPGNRRSELSHPDRDYRRRVYDAYWAEFDRFEGTYARSYAEKLSAAATDAAVRNYASVRDRDLRGTYPESGLEPAIPGTVHETLLEAIRSTLDPFHRAQRRRRDRLDVDSLRPWDLDVSIADPPAPEIPYEDARDHILAALAPLGEEYVDRARSFFEQRRIDVFPTQDKRTDIPAYCPSSAADGAFVLANYRGDVRTMFFLCHELGHALNVSFHREGATPYATCPTPVSEVPSILHELLLVDHCLEVGGPLAAHARNRFLECIGGNLFDGTMHSAFAHRLVTAIESGEALTAARIREAYATLLAEFRPIVDYGDRAGRNWLGTGLREPYSSYQYVLGATGALVVRDRLRDGTLDPGTYHAFLRNTGREPPIDLFDRLGAPVATPEPYERAATAFDEYLERV